In Camelus ferus isolate YT-003-E chromosome 33, BCGSAC_Cfer_1.0, whole genome shotgun sequence, the genomic stretch AAAAATGCCATGTGGTATAAAGGTTCCGGCAGTACAGGCAAGCTGAGCTCTCTGAGACTGATGAATAGTTTCTGCAGAAGACTAGAAACAGTACAAAATTCACATAACAAGAACCTTTTCTGGAACACTCACCTGCTAGGGGACCATTATACACATAATACATAATGCTTATCTGAATATGTGTCTAATTCATGTTCtgattagttttgattttttgtttctgctttcaattttatttgcTGACTTttgtagtttgttacagcagtttTGAAGTGGGTACCTTGAGGCTAGGGTATCATGCATCGGAGAGAGTGAGAGCATTAAGTAAAGGCTCACTGTGTGGTATTAAGGCATGGGAGGGTCAAAGTTGCATGACTTAGGTGTAGGTAGACTCTGGGTGAAGTGAGTTTGAGTAAGAGCTGGGGCATCACAGTTCTGTTAAATGCCCTACTCAGAACTTTATTTTAGTAGTGTCAGCGGAAATTCTTTTAATACACATCTTCTGTTaacctttctttcctcattttttattgtagttttttgGCCATTAGCAGCTGTGGAAATTTACACCCCCCGTGTGCTGGAGGCTGTCAATGGAACAGATGTTCGGTTAAAATGCACTTTCTCCAGCTTTGCTCCTGTGGGCGATGCTCTAACAGTGACCTGGAATTTCCGTCCTCAAGATGGGGGGCCTGAGCAGTTTGTAAGTAGGGGGCTCTCGGTTAGGAAAATAAGCCTGTCCATTTCTCCTTGCCCTTGTATTTCTCTTAGCAGCAAGCACAGGGTAGAGCTGGGAAACAATTCTTGGGAAAGAGACGGTCAGAACTGAGAAGCCAGTGAAGGGGAAAGCAAGAGGTCCTTGCAGGAGAGCTGCAGACAGGGCAGTCAGGCTTGCTGGTGTTTCTCTTATGCTCCTGCCATCTCAGCCTCCCTGCCCAGGTACCGAATAAGCCCTTCGGCATTTCTCCTCTCTAGGTTTTCTACTATCACTTGGATCCCTTCAAACCCATGAGTGGGCGTTTCAAGGACCGGGTGGTCTGGGATGGGAACCCTGAGAGGTACGATGCCTCCATCCTCCTCTGGAAGCTGCAGTTTGATGACAATGGGACGTACACCTGCCAGGTGAAGAACCCACCTGATGTTGATGGGCTGATAGGGGAGATCCGGCTCAGCGTTGTGCACACTGGTAGGTGATGCAGAGAAAAATGGTTTTAGAAAGTGAGAGCTTGTAGAAAAGAGAGGGGGAATCTTCAGTGATGACTGAAAGAGTAGAGAGAAGGACCAACCCTTCAGATCTGGAGGTTACAGAGAGAGAGCGAAGAGTCCTGGGGTAAAAAGAGAAAGGCTTTGTTTGGCtgtggaaagaaatggaaaataaagcaaagggaGGCAGGGAATCTGTTACAAAAATGGCATCGAGATCGTGAAAGGGAGAGGAAACAACTCTTCGATAAAAGGCTAACAGTAggtccattcattcactcactcatttatttacaaaacactgtTGAGTACCTACTTCTCTGTCAGGCACTGTCCAaagtactatctcatttaatcctcacacccaCACTCAGATTCCAGTCCTGGTAGCTattgtttactgagcacttccccTGTGCCAGGGGCTTTGTGTatcacatttaatctttacaTATCCTATCAGTTTATTGTGTTTAGTGCTCCTCCCctcattttactaatgaggaaactgatgctcatagaggttaagtcacttgacCAAAGTCATTTAGCTGATAAATGGAGTCACTCAGAACTCAAACCCAAGCATCTCTGTCTCCAAAACTGTGCTCCAAACCAATGCATTGTATTGCCTGCAGTCCTAAAAGGGCAGCCTGGAGAACTGCCAgataacaaacagaaaacaccaTAAAACTCAGGAGTTGTAAATTTGAGTTTGAGTCACTGCTATTGTTTACCAGCTgtaaatcattttttcttctcttgtaaagtgagaataatatAGCAAGGATTATggtgaagataaaataaagcaataaatgtaaaaattcccCAAACTCTGAATTGTACTGAAAATTATAATAGCTACCATATACTGAATGTTTAGTTTGTGTGGGCACAGCATGGAGCAATTTAcagaaggaattttattttttataagaactcaagaaatgaatattttaatctctattttacacatcaaggaaactgaggctcagagaagttaattacCCCAAATCACACAGGAGCTGGTATTTTAACCTGTCTCTGGTGTATGCTCTTAACCAACACACTATTACTACCCAAAATGTAAGCCTATAAAAGGGCAtgacttccttctttcattcctagTACCATCCTTCAAAATCCTATCAACagagagctgtgtgaccttagggaagtcattttattattgaaagaaGTAATGTAATatctttggacctcagtttcttcaaagcAAAATGAACAGGTTAGATAAGAACACATGGTTCCTAACCATGCTAGGATCGCTACTCTTTGAGAATCTAATGATTCTCGCTTACCACAAACAATGCACACACAGTGTGACATGGATTCTGTGGGCTTgtgcccacccctcacctgcaACAGTCCTTCACAGACTCTAGGCCGGGAACCCCTTGGCTAGATATTCTCTAACGTCTTTTCTGACTCCGAGGGTTTGTTGAAATTTAAATCAGAAATCAAGCTAAAAAACAAGAGACCCAGGCTTCCCAGACTCTCGTGTGGTTTTAGGGACCCTTCCCTCTGGGTTCCCTcttggattatttctttactaGGCTATAGTTTCTGATTTACTTGCCTTTCTTTCCAGTGGGCATGAGTTCCTTGAAAGTAATGTCTTTTTTGGCTTTGTACTTCCACTGAGGTGCCCGGAACATAATAGGCCCTTAATAAACCTGGATAAAAGACTGAATGAATGACAGAGCTGAGAAGGATACAGGGAGAGATACTTTGGACACTGGATTTGATTAGGTCAGGAATAACCTTACCCCACTGGGCAGTTCAACcggcccagtggttctcaaaattttagcatgcatcagaatcacctggaggacaagttaaaacagattgctgggccccacctgtaattcagtaggtctggggtggggccggATAAAACTCTGGTTAATAAGGTAGGAGAGAGGAAGATTCCATTTAAGGATGAAAATACATCCCTCTTTTATCTTTGGATTTCATCATAGTCCTCCTCTTTTCAGAATCCTAACttgatcttttctctttccagtacGCTTCTCTGAGATCCACTTCCTGGCTCTGGCCATTGGCTCCGCCTGTGCACTGATGGTCATAATAGTAATCGCGGTGGTCCTCTTCCAGCATTTCCGAAAAAAGAAATGGGCTGAAAGAGCTCATAAAGTGGTGGAGATAAAATCGTAAGGCTGGGCAGTTCTGGGAAAGTCTTCTAACACCGTTTTATGACAACTTTTGGTATTTTACAATGGGGCTAAATAATTGTTGAACAGATGTTCTTCCTTGTGAGTAAATCTTCTataaaagaattcaaattcaCAAGCGAGATAAATGAGAGAGTGAATTAGTAGctttagtttcttaattttacaGAAGATTTCATTATAGGCTTTCTTTACTATGTAGGATTTGACAGTACAAGAATTTGTTTATGTAACGCTTTCCTAGGACATTCCTTACTTTTACTGCAAAGCACACATTTTTAAGAACTACTGGGCTGTCAGCAGGGGCTCTATGAATCAGTGCCTAGGAAAGTCAGCTGTGCTAATAAAAGGtgctcaataatttttttcattgagataaaatttatataacatagcataaaattcattatttaatgtTCACAAAGTTGTGTAATCATCACCCCTGATTCCAGAGAGAAACTCCATACCCTGTAGCCATCACTCCCTAttttcctctcccacctgcccctgaCAACTACTAACCTGCTTTTggtctctgtggatttacctattttggacatttcatataaagagaatcatacaatatgtgacatTTAATGACTTTGTATAAtgctttcaaagttcatccatgttatagtacttcattcctttctatggctgcataatattccatcgactgtgtataccacattttgtttatccattcagttgatggacactgaagttttccccatttttttggctattattattaatgctactatgaacattcattacacatttttgtgtgggcatatgttttcaattctcctGGGTATACATTTAGAAATGGAGTTACTAGGATATATAGTAACTCTATGTTTACCTTCTTGAAGAAttgccagactattttccaaaacagctgcaccattttgtattcccatcagcaatgtatgagggttccagtttgcCTACATCCTCGACAGCACTTGTATTGTCTGTCCTTTTGATTATAGTTACCCAGTGGGTGTGAAGTGCTAACtcactgaagttttgatttgcattttcctagtggctaatgatgctgagcatccttccatgtgcttattggctatgtATCTAATTTGGAGACAGCTATTCAAacattttgtccattttaaaattaggttgtctttttattgtttagtttaaaaaattctttatatattctggagtaTACAAAAGTGCCATATTAGATACaagatttgcaattattttctcccattctgtgagttaCCTTTCCACTATCttcatagtgtcctttgaagcacaaaagttttcattttgatgaagtctaatttatttttcttttgttgcttatgttgttggtgtcatatctaaaaaaacCATCTCTAATCCAAGGTCAAAAGGATTTATGCCTATGtttatttctaagagttttacattttagttcctacatttaggtctttgactCATTTTGAATCAATtcttgtatatagtgtgaggtgGGAGTCCACATTTATTCTTTCCAGTTGTAATTTTTCAGctatcccagcaccatttgtttcctttcctcaAGAAATGTTTACTATAGCAAATAGAACTGATTTTAAGGAGCCCAATGAACTGCAACTCTGACCTGgttttaatagaataaaatcaATAAAGATGACTTCTAGATCAATACAATACTGTCTTTTTTGAGTAAGGAGTAGAAATTAGAGGCAGAATACTGATCGTAAACTAAGATGTCTGCTTTAAACATCTGGAGTTCCCAAGTTATATTCTCTTCTAGAAATATTCTGAATAGCGTCTAAGTTCATATACCCAGGGTCATATGGAGGAATGAGTCTTGTTAGTTAGACAGCACAAGTGGCTTAGCTTTTTGTAAGCTTAGATTTACTCCCAAGTGCATATGATTCCAAAAATTTGTGGGAAAATATCTCACTTGAAGCTTTGTAGGATTTGCCACGCTTGCTTCTTATCTTGTTCCCCTAACACTGGTCTCTGCTTCTTTGTtacagaaaagaagaggaaagtctCAACCAAGAAAAAAAGGCCTCTGTTTATTTAGAAGACACAGACTAACATTCTTAGATGGTAAGGTTCACAAATGGGTTGATTTCTTTCCTTAGCTTTCTTGTATGGCCCATCTCTAATGTGGCTCTCCCAGGTTATTTGTTAGGTGTTTCCTGTATGAAAAAAGAGAAGCTGGGGCAGAGAGATAAAAATCATCTGTTACGAATGGCTTCCCCTTTGAGTGTATTATGTGCAAAGGATTAGAAAGCTAGACCCTACTACCATTACAGCTGAGAgaattctagaattattttagGGTTTGGGGTTACATTTACCACCACTAAGGATAATAAATTAACTTTCAACctgtaaataaatacttttctgTAATGAAAGAATTAACAcctgcttgttttcttttgttccattGTAAACTAATGGCATTAAGAGAGTGACTCAATAGACACAAATGACATTTTGATAGGAGAACTTCTGTATAATATTTGGAATTGATTTCAACTCCTCTCATTTTGGGTTATTGGGACTATGAATCCAATTTGAGTGgtgcataattttgtttttccagtttttaggTTTATTAGGCTTAAAGGATAGGATGACTTATTTTTCATATGATCAGAATTTCTTCCATTCTCTGAAGTCCACtattattatttggaaaaaaaaaagtcacatttttataGCCTTAAGCCCCAgagatttataaaatagaatatggagaaaaatgaTTCTATTGTAAACCTAGGAAACCAAATTTGGTATCAGAGAGATTTTTACCAACGGCTATTATTAAAATCCAGCAGATATTCTAATAAGTCAGGTTCATGGAAAATAAAGATGGGGGCTGTTTAAGagtaaaagaaatttaaggaaGTAACACAGTCAAGTGCAATGTGTGATCCTTGACTGGATGGATACTAGTTTGAACAAGCTAGTTGTAAAAAGATTTGGGGGGACAATTAGGAAAGTCTTCATATGAAAAATTTCAATATGAATAATATTAGGGAATATTGTTAGTTTTTATTAGGTATAGTAAGGGTATTGGGGTTAAGCAGGAAGTTGCCCCGACTTAAATGCATATTGGAGTATTGAGGggtaaaatatcaataatttgttttaaaaacttgagcCCCTcccccaatatatatttatagcaaGTAAAgcaaaaattgctttaaaattaagTGTTAGTGAGCTCTATACACTGTCTTCtctacttttctgtatatttgattttgtttataataAAGGGGTGCGGGGAGGAGAGAGACggaaggaatgtatgtatgtgagtAAACTATGGGTCATCCGAGTGTCATGCAAGGCAGAGACTATGAATTAAGAACACTGACCCTGAGAACTGTGTAATAAGGATCAGgaaacttcttttaaaagttaaattagagGAGAACAAATACATTTAAGGATATTTTTCTTCACTATGGAGAATAAATctaataatatatatgtaattcatAATGCCATATTGCACTCTTCCCAAATGCATTATCCATTTAAACTTTTGCTTTGTATTTCAGAAAGCTGAAGATTTCCAAGAACAAGAACCCTAAGATAAGTGAAGCTAATGGAAGCTTTACTTTGGCTTTTCCAGTTGTGACCCGTCTTCCAGCCAGCTCAGCAGTATATAACCACCTAGACAAGCAACACTCCTCTGGAGCCAGCATAGGGCCCTTCTTGAGCAGATACCACCAGATCCATATACAGCCCTGTTACTAAGGTTCTGTTTAATTTCAGagtgcaaatatttttcaaatgctcaTTAGTTTTTGTATACTAAGCAGCTACATTTTTGCCCTTAAATACTCCTTGTGGATTATGgcttatatacacatatattggcATCAAATGGGATAAAAGCCAATTTGTCAGAACATttcctttaatatattaatttcttaGGGCAGCATTCTTGTTACTAAAATTAATGTGTTTCCTTCTCACACTCTCAATTAAAAGGTGAGCTAATTCTCCTAGCTGTTTTTGATTGATTAACAGAACATCCTAAATTCAAACTGTTAAAGAACAGTTTGATTTTTATGGCTCTCCTTAAGTATGGGACACATCttgtttaattgaatttttttcaatatcctAGATggtaggtttttggtttttttttttttttttttttgtctttgttttttgtttttggtcaaGTGATCCAAGGTTTATGACAGCACAAGTCTACACCTGAATAATAGGGAAGGGTACATAAATGCTAATAGACTGACAAATATCGTCTCAAGATGAATTGCTTGTTACCTTTTTTCTGTACTGTGAAAGGCAATCAATAGCACAGATATTTCATGAGCAGTGAATGACTGTTTAGCTTAttatgttttttcccccaattcaGTTATCTATAACAACAGAGCAAAGTCAGTGCTCATTTGTAGACTGGAATAATTAAGCAGTTAAAATGAAGGATTCTGAAATAGTAatatatcacaattaaaaaatttagggCTGGTGAAAAAAATCAACCCTAAATGATGATAATTTTGTATAGTGTTATACAAAGCTCTGAGAATTGcaagatattatttaaatttcccttcccttccctccccttcccttcccttcccttccccttctcttccctttcccttctcttccctttcccttctctttccctttttcttttctttttttttttgtcttaactCACTTGCTTGTTTCAGGGGAGGAAGGATTTGGTATGGCGACAAAGAAATACCAAAACTAACAGAATGAaaccaactt encodes the following:
- the MPZL2 gene encoding myelin protein zero-like protein 2, with the translated sequence MYGKSPARAALFLLGVQLTVFWPLAAVEIYTPRVLEAVNGTDVRLKCTFSSFAPVGDALTVTWNFRPQDGGPEQFVFYYHLDPFKPMSGRFKDRVVWDGNPERYDASILLWKLQFDDNGTYTCQVKNPPDVDGLIGEIRLSVVHTVRFSEIHFLALAIGSACALMVIIVIAVVLFQHFRKKKWAERAHKVVEIKSKEEESLNQEKKASVYLEDTD